A stretch of the Salmo salar chromosome ssa20, Ssal_v3.1, whole genome shotgun sequence genome encodes the following:
- the LOC106580783 gene encoding adapter molecule crk: MAGNFDAEDRASWYWGRLSRQEAVSLLQGQRHGVFLVRDSITSPGDYVLSVSENSKVSHYIINSISNNRQSGSGQAPPRFRIGDQEFDALHSLLEFYKIHYLDTTTLIEPINKAKHSPLVGVNAGAGGPSQRQEDEMVRALFDFPGNDDEDLPFRKGDILRVLEKPEEQWWNAKNLEGRAGMIPVPYVEKYRPASPTSGGSGTGGPGGVGSVDGSSAQGPPLLDPSQYAQPTPLPNLQNGPVFARAIQKRVPNAYDKTALALEVGDMVKVTKINVNGQWEGECKGKRGHFPFTHVKLLDHNSPEEDVS; the protein is encoded by the exons ATGGCCGGAAATTTTGACGCAGAGGATCGTGCAAGTTGGTACTGGGGAAGATTAAGTAGACAGGAGGCAGTTTCACTTTTACAAGGACAGAGACACGGAGTGTTTTTGGTGAGAGACTCTATTACAAGCCCTGGCGACTACGTCCTGTCCGTTTCAGAGAATTCCAAAGTCTCGCATTACATAATCAACAGCATCAGCAACAACCGGCAGTCTGGCTCAG GCCAGGCGCCTCCACGGTTCCGCATAGGTGACCAGGAGTTTGACGCCCTCCATTCCCTGCTGGAGTTTTACAAGATCCACTACCTGGACACCACCACACTGATAGAGCCCATCAACAAGGCCAAACACTCTCCCTTGGTCGGTGTCAACGCAGGTGCTGGAGGCCCGTCGCAGCGGCAGGAAGACGAGATGGTCCGTGCCCTCTTCGACTTCCCGGGCAACGACGATGAGGATCTGCCTTTCAGAAAGGGCGACATCCTGCGGGTCCTGGAGAAGCCTGAGGAGCAGTGGTGGAATGCCAAGAATTTAGAGGGGCGTGCCGGGATGATCCCTGTGCCCTACGTGGAGAAGTACCGACCGGCCTCTCCCACCTCGGGGGGCTCTGGAACAGGGGGTCCAGGTGGGGTGGGCTCGGTAGACGGCTCAAGTGCTCAGGGACCACCTCTGCTAGACCCGAGCCAGTACGCCCAGCCCACACCTCTGCCCAACCTGCAGAACGGACCCGTCTTTGCCAGGGCCATCCAGAAGAGGGTGCCCAATGCCTACGACAAGACCGCCCTTGCCTTAGAG GTGGGCGACATGGTGAAGGTGACAAAGATCAACGTGAACGGCCAGTGGGAAGGCGAGTGCAAGGGCAAACGAGGCCACTTCCCCTTCACCCATGTTAAGCTGCTGGACCATAACAGCCCTGAGGAAGACGTGAGCTGA